Proteins found in one Alicyclobacillus cycloheptanicus genomic segment:
- a CDS encoding SCO family protein, with product MRKVIGVAVTAVVTVAGIAGCGSAVQPEQNSVQTSFGTASAPSSNAPLDWPVPSFKGIDENGKAFDSSTLKGKVWIADVFYSTCPTVCPPSANNMAHLQQQLKKDGLDVQIVSFSVDPQNETPATLKKFGEEHGADFSNWHFLTGYSYKWVQQFSLDAFKESISQTGGKYYSHTVNWYLVNKSGKITQFFDGLHPPYNDVVQAVKSLE from the coding sequence TTGCGTAAGGTCATTGGCGTCGCAGTGACTGCGGTGGTCACGGTAGCAGGCATAGCCGGATGTGGTTCGGCTGTTCAGCCTGAGCAAAATAGTGTTCAAACTTCATTTGGCACAGCGTCTGCACCATCTTCTAACGCACCACTTGATTGGCCGGTACCCTCTTTCAAGGGCATCGATGAGAATGGTAAAGCATTTGACTCGTCAACGCTCAAGGGAAAGGTTTGGATTGCCGACGTTTTTTACTCAACTTGTCCGACGGTTTGTCCACCCAGTGCGAACAATATGGCACATCTTCAGCAGCAGTTGAAGAAGGACGGACTCGATGTGCAAATCGTTTCTTTCAGCGTCGACCCTCAGAATGAGACACCAGCAACGCTCAAAAAGTTTGGCGAAGAGCATGGAGCGGACTTTTCCAACTGGCACTTCCTCACAGGTTATAGCTACAAGTGGGTGCAACAGTTCTCCCTAGATGCATTCAAAGAGTCGATTAGTCAAACGGGAGGAAAATACTACTCACATACGGTCAATTGGTACTTGGTGAACAAATCGGGGAAAATCACTCAGTTCTTCGATGGACTGCATCCACCGTACAATGATGTTGTTCAGGCAGTGAAGTCCCTGGAATGA
- a CDS encoding FecCD family ABC transporter permease — translation MLHTYKHNKVDRRFLITIGIFIVLLVLLFVLHVGLGTVWISPKDVISALFNRPTAEYQRWIVWNLRLPRSLIAMCAGAMLGLAGSIMQALTRNPLAEPSLTGVTSGSILGIVCWLGSFPLAAKYEEIIPFAALAGGMLTVVMMYLVTRRMRDNPFVLILKGIIMSAVLSSIASLILLQNQEQLPTVMLWMIGSLNAKVWQDWFTIWPWAVVSLPLGIACYRAANVLQLGEEVPIGLGFRLQRTRILLFVVSALLTAGAVSVAGAISFIGLIGPHIARRLVGQDSVRVFPTSVLVGGCLLLFADMLAQSVTIGIGGKGSGLPVGALTAMLGAPFFLYLLRRSRR, via the coding sequence ATGCTTCATACATACAAACACAACAAGGTCGACCGACGATTTCTAATTACCATCGGAATTTTCATTGTACTGCTTGTCCTCTTATTTGTTCTTCACGTTGGCCTCGGAACTGTATGGATATCACCAAAAGATGTGATTTCTGCGTTGTTCAATAGGCCCACAGCAGAGTACCAAAGGTGGATTGTCTGGAATTTACGGTTACCAAGGTCACTCATTGCAATGTGCGCAGGTGCCATGCTAGGACTGGCGGGTTCTATTATGCAGGCGCTCACTCGGAACCCGTTGGCTGAACCAAGTCTCACTGGGGTTACTTCAGGCAGTATCCTCGGGATTGTTTGTTGGCTTGGCTCGTTTCCCCTGGCTGCAAAATACGAGGAAATCATTCCGTTTGCAGCCCTGGCCGGGGGGATGCTGACCGTTGTGATGATGTATCTGGTAACACGCAGGATGAGGGATAACCCGTTTGTGCTCATTTTGAAGGGAATTATCATGTCGGCCGTTCTCTCGTCTATTGCATCTCTGATTTTGTTGCAGAACCAGGAGCAACTTCCAACAGTCATGCTTTGGATGATCGGTTCCCTTAATGCGAAGGTTTGGCAGGACTGGTTTACGATTTGGCCATGGGCGGTCGTTTCCTTACCTCTGGGAATCGCCTGTTATCGAGCAGCCAACGTGCTGCAACTGGGTGAAGAGGTGCCGATAGGACTCGGGTTTCGATTACAAAGAACTAGAATTCTTCTGTTCGTGGTTTCCGCTCTGCTCACTGCCGGGGCAGTGTCAGTTGCCGGCGCCATTAGTTTCATAGGGCTGATAGGTCCGCATATCGCTAGGCGGTTGGTCGGGCAAGATTCTGTTCGTGTCTTTCCAACATCCGTTTTGGTAGGTGGTTGTTTGCTATTGTTTGCCGATATGCTTGCGCAAAGTGTGACCATTGGCATTGGCGGTAAGGGGTCGGGATTACCCGTTGGCGCACTGACAGCGATGCTGGGAGCGCCGTTCTTTCTGTATCTACTGCGGCGGTCAAGACGATAG
- a CDS encoding c-type cytochrome, producing the protein MRRVALCLFFFSVCLVFNTGCGTRQTILDTDSHNGFSDAVQLFQTNCESCHGDNLQGGIGPSLQHVGSSLTLDQIEHQINVGGGPMPGYGPTNQAILTTQQIHTLAVWLSSKK; encoded by the coding sequence ATGCGGCGTGTTGCTCTTTGCCTTTTCTTTTTCTCAGTGTGCCTCGTATTTAACACGGGGTGTGGTACCAGACAGACGATTTTGGATACGGATTCCCACAATGGATTCTCGGATGCGGTTCAGCTCTTTCAAACAAACTGTGAGTCGTGCCACGGTGACAATCTACAAGGTGGAATCGGCCCGAGCCTGCAACACGTCGGATCGAGTTTGACGCTTGACCAAATCGAACATCAAATCAATGTTGGGGGAGGGCCAATGCCCGGATATGGCCCCACGAACCAAGCGATTTTAACTACGCAACAGATTCATACGCTGGCAGTTTGGCTATCGTCCAAAAAATAA
- a CDS encoding SDR family oxidoreductase, with translation MILVTGATGNVGSEVVRLLHGSGQSVRILSRDPAKASFPAGVEIAVGDLSSPATLTAALDGVNAVFLIRVPGSDTFPQIAKDAGVEHIVFLSSGAIESPSETAIGRNHLHTENLIRQSGVKWTFLRPGAFMTNTLQWAPSIRAEGVVRAPFGDVGNAPIDPRDIASAAATALTSPGHDGQIYSLTGPEVLTPVQQVQILSSVLGKDIRFEEIPESVAEENMKRFAPPEIVDSIFTLMRDGRHHGERVTNAVRDVTGRQARTFEQWAADFAHLFK, from the coding sequence ATGATTTTGGTTACGGGCGCGACAGGCAACGTCGGAAGTGAAGTCGTCAGATTATTGCATGGAAGCGGGCAGTCGGTGCGGATCTTATCCCGAGATCCTGCAAAAGCTTCGTTCCCTGCGGGGGTTGAGATTGCCGTCGGTGACCTATCGTCGCCGGCGACCTTGACAGCAGCGTTAGATGGCGTTAACGCGGTATTCCTGATTCGAGTCCCTGGCAGTGACACCTTCCCACAAATAGCCAAGGATGCTGGCGTTGAACACATCGTTTTTCTGTCGTCGGGCGCCATTGAGTCGCCGAGCGAAACCGCGATCGGGCGGAATCACCTGCACACGGAAAACCTCATTCGGCAATCAGGCGTCAAGTGGACATTTCTTCGCCCTGGTGCCTTCATGACCAACACTCTGCAATGGGCACCGTCGATCCGGGCGGAAGGCGTTGTCAGGGCGCCTTTCGGCGATGTGGGAAATGCTCCAATTGATCCACGAGACATCGCATCTGCTGCAGCCACCGCGCTGACTTCACCGGGGCATGATGGCCAAATTTACAGCCTCACAGGACCTGAGGTGTTGACGCCCGTGCAGCAGGTTCAGATTCTCAGTTCTGTGCTTGGCAAGGACATTCGCTTCGAAGAGATCCCTGAATCGGTGGCGGAAGAAAACATGAAGAGATTCGCTCCCCCGGAAATCGTGGATTCGATTTTCACCCTGATGAGAGATGGGCGTCATCATGGAGAGCGTGTGACCAACGCTGTGCGGGATGTGACCGGCCGGCAGGCTCGTACCTTCGAGCAATGGGCTGCAGATTTCGCGCATCTGTTCAAATGA
- a CDS encoding TlpA family protein disulfide reductase: MRWKSCLTVAVYGALLVAGCGTQHSAPAVEPVPGHMAPGFSLKALNDGGKTISLNDLTHNDKPILLNAFASWCEPCQQETPDLVRMASKYAGKIQFVGVNMTQDDSAKDVDTFVKKFGIKYPVLSDPNGDFMNEYDISGFPTTFLLNSKGKVISVHLGALTEQQLQAMITQALGK, from the coding sequence ATGCGATGGAAGTCGTGTTTGACGGTGGCTGTGTACGGGGCTTTGCTCGTTGCTGGATGTGGCACACAGCACTCAGCACCTGCTGTGGAGCCAGTACCGGGGCACATGGCGCCAGGGTTCTCGTTGAAGGCACTCAATGATGGTGGTAAAACCATTTCATTGAACGATTTGACGCATAACGATAAGCCGATTCTATTGAACGCATTCGCATCTTGGTGCGAACCGTGCCAACAGGAAACGCCAGATTTGGTACGAATGGCTTCCAAGTACGCCGGTAAGATACAGTTTGTTGGTGTGAACATGACACAGGATGATAGCGCTAAGGATGTAGATACGTTTGTAAAGAAATTCGGAATCAAGTACCCCGTTCTCTCGGACCCGAATGGTGATTTCATGAATGAATACGATATCTCCGGCTTCCCAACGACGTTCTTGCTGAATTCGAAAGGAAAAGTTATCAGTGTGCATCTGGGGGCGTTGACCGAGCAGCAGTTGCAGGCCATGATAACACAAGCCCTCGGAAAATGA
- a CDS encoding FecCD family ABC transporter permease, giving the protein MGSGFSGITRRFSAMVAIFVVVLLGIGVLGLSWGTPSLSLGSLWNVLFGHSHSVESVVVWQSRMPRYVLGALCGSLLALAGVLLQDSMRNAIAGPEILGVSAGSATVMAAIIILQIPVASILQPWLALLGGVMGGGTVVLANRNNQSPVRLVLIGVAVSSFLNALIVVIVSMGQESTITLFYSYLMGGLENRYWTQVVLVLPWLIVIPVALSLARKLNILRLGDEVAKGLGMKVIWIRVLILIVSIALVAPVIAACGPIGYISLLSPHVARKLLGTQDAIRVLPMSALVGAVLLTGADIVARQLFSPVEIPVGVWTTLLGGPLLLILLNRRLGSAG; this is encoded by the coding sequence GTGGGATCGGGATTTTCAGGTATAACCAGAAGATTCAGTGCTATGGTGGCTATATTTGTCGTTGTATTGCTTGGTATAGGGGTACTTGGACTTTCCTGGGGTACCCCTTCACTGTCCCTCGGAAGCTTATGGAATGTACTGTTCGGCCATAGTCACAGCGTAGAGTCCGTCGTCGTCTGGCAATCACGAATGCCGAGATATGTTCTGGGCGCTTTATGTGGCAGCCTCTTGGCACTAGCCGGCGTGTTGCTGCAAGACTCGATGCGAAACGCTATTGCGGGGCCGGAGATCCTCGGTGTCTCGGCGGGCTCGGCAACCGTAATGGCTGCAATTATTATCCTCCAGATCCCGGTTGCATCCATCCTTCAACCATGGCTTGCATTACTTGGAGGAGTCATGGGAGGCGGAACAGTGGTACTCGCCAATCGAAACAATCAGTCACCTGTTCGGCTGGTTTTGATTGGTGTGGCAGTCTCATCCTTTCTCAATGCCTTAATTGTGGTCATTGTCAGCATGGGCCAAGAAAGTACAATCACCTTGTTCTATTCCTACCTCATGGGAGGGCTTGAAAACAGGTACTGGACGCAGGTTGTACTGGTCTTGCCTTGGCTGATTGTTATTCCGGTTGCGCTTTCCTTGGCGAGGAAGCTGAACATTCTTCGGCTTGGAGATGAAGTTGCAAAGGGACTTGGGATGAAAGTCATATGGATACGAGTCCTTATCCTGATTGTCAGTATCGCACTGGTGGCGCCGGTGATTGCTGCGTGTGGACCGATTGGGTATATCTCGCTTTTGTCTCCGCATGTTGCCCGCAAGCTACTTGGCACACAAGACGCAATTCGGGTTCTGCCAATGTCTGCATTGGTTGGTGCGGTTTTATTGACCGGGGCGGACATCGTGGCTCGACAGCTATTCTCGCCTGTCGAGATCCCGGTTGGCGTATGGACCACTCTTTTGGGCGGTCCGCTCCTTCTCATCTTGTTGAATCGTCGATTGGGGAGTGCCGGCTGA
- a CDS encoding SCO family protein — protein MFSLRKRWLKFGFYGFTVILLIGIIGGITYMIRAGGGTLPVAGQATDFTATNVDGKPVSFNSLDGKIRLVTFFYTHCPGPCPLVAFRLEQIQNELQKEGVFGNKVAIVSVTLDPEHDTLPVLLKWADRYHPDFQGWYFVRPTPEQLPQILKAWGVQKQVVPGTVYISHTIKTELIDQNGNIRATYSGDNPNPQQVERDINSLLARWNWL, from the coding sequence GTGTTTTCTTTACGCAAACGTTGGCTGAAATTCGGCTTTTACGGGTTCACGGTAATTCTCTTAATCGGAATCATTGGCGGTATCACCTATATGATCCGTGCCGGTGGAGGGACTCTGCCTGTCGCTGGTCAAGCGACAGATTTTACCGCTACGAACGTTGATGGTAAGCCAGTTTCCTTCAACAGCCTGGATGGAAAAATCAGGTTGGTCACTTTCTTTTACACTCACTGCCCTGGTCCTTGTCCATTGGTTGCATTTCGACTCGAGCAAATTCAGAACGAACTCCAGAAAGAAGGTGTTTTCGGGAACAAAGTTGCTATCGTGTCGGTCACGCTGGATCCGGAACATGACACACTGCCTGTGCTTCTCAAATGGGCAGATCGATATCATCCAGATTTTCAGGGTTGGTATTTTGTTCGCCCCACACCCGAACAGCTTCCTCAAATCTTAAAGGCTTGGGGCGTACAGAAGCAGGTCGTACCAGGTACTGTGTATATTTCGCATACGATCAAGACTGAGCTCATCGATCAGAACGGAAACATCCGTGCCACATATTCAGGCGATAATCCCAATCCCCAACAAGTTGAGAGGGACATCAATAGTCTGTTAGCCAGATGGAATTGGCTGTAG
- a CDS encoding c-type cytochrome — protein MARRELLPRTINQNGNQQVLIGDPAKGQQLFQQNCASCHSTGTETIFGPGLKGLFSKSSLPNGQPVTVANVEAWIQTGGGNMPSFAQLSDQDRADLAAYLKTLK, from the coding sequence GTGGCACGTCGGGAGCTCCTTCCACGCACAATCAATCAGAATGGAAACCAACAGGTACTCATTGGCGATCCCGCTAAGGGGCAGCAGCTCTTTCAGCAAAATTGTGCCAGCTGTCATTCCACTGGCACAGAAACGATATTCGGACCCGGACTAAAGGGACTGTTCTCGAAATCATCCCTTCCGAATGGGCAGCCGGTTACGGTGGCAAATGTAGAAGCATGGATCCAGACGGGTGGTGGAAACATGCCGTCCTTTGCGCAGTTGTCCGATCAAGACCGTGCGGACCTTGCCGCCTACCTAAAAACACTCAAATGA
- a CDS encoding ABC transporter ATP-binding protein, which produces MVELRAEDISIAYEEKIIVENLNLTIPKGQITALVGANGSGKSTILKAIARILHPIDGTVYLDGKSIHQESTKTVARKLAILPQSPTAPEGLTVWELVSYGRSPYQKGFRRLSDNDHKMIEWALTVTNMGEFEHRPVDRLSGGQRQRAWIAMAVAQGTDLLLLDEPTTFLDMAHQLEVLKLLQRLNVEENRTIVMVVHDLNHATRFAHHIVAIKDGVKVCEGMPYEVLTPYVLKTVFGVEADILTDPRTGVPLCIPHDLA; this is translated from the coding sequence ATGGTCGAATTAAGGGCGGAAGATATATCCATCGCATACGAAGAGAAGATCATTGTAGAGAACTTGAATCTTACGATTCCGAAAGGGCAAATCACCGCTCTGGTAGGAGCGAATGGTTCAGGGAAATCCACCATATTGAAGGCCATCGCTCGCATCCTCCACCCGATAGATGGGACCGTGTACTTGGACGGGAAGTCCATTCATCAAGAATCCACGAAAACAGTTGCGAGGAAATTGGCTATTTTACCACAAAGTCCAACTGCTCCCGAAGGGCTCACCGTGTGGGAACTCGTCTCCTATGGGCGCTCTCCCTATCAAAAGGGGTTTCGGCGGCTTTCTGACAACGATCACAAAATGATCGAGTGGGCGTTAACGGTGACGAACATGGGTGAATTCGAACATCGTCCGGTGGATCGTCTTTCCGGAGGTCAACGTCAACGTGCCTGGATTGCCATGGCTGTAGCTCAAGGTACAGATTTGTTGTTGCTGGACGAGCCAACAACATTCCTTGACATGGCGCACCAGTTGGAGGTTTTGAAGTTGCTCCAACGGCTGAACGTGGAGGAGAACAGAACGATCGTCATGGTCGTTCATGATTTGAATCATGCAACAAGATTTGCACATCACATTGTCGCAATCAAAGACGGGGTAAAGGTCTGTGAAGGTATGCCGTATGAGGTGTTGACTCCGTATGTTCTTAAAACAGTGTTTGGTGTAGAGGCCGACATTCTGACAGACCCTCGTACAGGAGTTCCATTGTGTATTCCGCATGATCTCGCTTGA
- a CDS encoding cold-shock protein: MNQGTVKWFNSEKGFGFIEVEGGEDVFVHFSAIQGDGYKTLEEGQRVTFDIVQGPKGPQAANVA; encoded by the coding sequence GTGAATCAGGGTACAGTGAAATGGTTTAACTCGGAAAAGGGCTTTGGCTTCATCGAAGTCGAAGGCGGAGAAGATGTATTCGTACATTTCAGCGCAATTCAAGGTGACGGATACAAGACCCTCGAAGAAGGTCAACGCGTAACGTTTGATATCGTGCAAGGCCCGAAAGGCCCGCAAGCAGCAAACGTTGCCTAA
- a CDS encoding cold-inducible protein YdjO-related protein — MGYFGHKRKLDEQVFANSVVWQCSKCDCWSRQEFIYVEHPVCPICKGEMNQVTKNIRIE, encoded by the coding sequence ATGGGGTACTTTGGTCACAAGCGAAAGCTGGATGAACAGGTGTTTGCAAACTCCGTTGTGTGGCAGTGTTCAAAATGTGATTGTTGGTCGAGACAAGAGTTCATTTATGTCGAACACCCCGTTTGTCCCATCTGTAAGGGAGAAATGAATCAAGTGACGAAAAACATCCGCATTGAGTAG
- a CDS encoding ABC transporter substrate-binding protein, translating into MFRRIAGVGTVIASLTFALVGCGAQGGQSNNSMNMTGTNMSGMSDTSTDQKITVTDGTGAKVVLSNPATSFVCLDPSSIEMLKDLGETNIAYDHGDQSFVKMVFGADAKKLKMIGGSWMQPNVEDIVADHPDLVIGDAYPHAQLKAALKGVAPMYLISRSGGYKQSMKDLINLGILTGHQATAEREVNEFTAHLNSAMTKSPQNQTSLIIWGSSPTDFQVPTVDDPSASVLAAISKYPWGGHGAHGMSISLDQILKVNPDVIFVESIGRLDNSNAPTLTSQLASNPIWNQLKAVKDHRVYEVNPDVWHSDRGGLGLEKILDDAMPKLYPNLFTKQ; encoded by the coding sequence ATGTTTCGAAGAATTGCTGGAGTAGGGACTGTCATAGCATCTTTGACGTTTGCGCTCGTAGGATGCGGAGCCCAAGGTGGTCAATCCAACAACTCAATGAACATGACCGGGACAAATATGAGTGGGATGTCTGATACTTCGACAGACCAAAAGATCACGGTTACTGATGGAACTGGAGCAAAGGTTGTTCTAAGCAATCCGGCAACGAGCTTTGTTTGTCTGGATCCTTCTTCGATTGAAATGTTGAAGGATCTTGGTGAAACAAACATTGCGTATGACCATGGCGATCAATCCTTTGTGAAAATGGTATTTGGGGCGGATGCGAAAAAGTTAAAGATGATTGGCGGCTCATGGATGCAACCGAACGTCGAGGACATCGTGGCGGATCACCCTGATCTGGTCATTGGAGATGCGTACCCACATGCGCAACTTAAAGCGGCCCTGAAGGGCGTAGCTCCTATGTATTTGATATCAAGGAGCGGTGGTTACAAGCAGTCCATGAAAGATTTGATCAATCTCGGTATTTTAACTGGACACCAAGCGACTGCTGAACGAGAGGTGAATGAATTTACGGCACACCTTAATTCGGCGATGACAAAATCTCCCCAAAACCAAACATCTCTCATCATATGGGGGTCATCACCTACTGATTTCCAAGTCCCAACAGTGGATGATCCATCAGCCTCCGTTCTTGCTGCCATTAGCAAATATCCTTGGGGAGGTCATGGGGCGCACGGTATGAGTATTTCACTGGACCAAATTCTGAAGGTGAATCCAGACGTGATATTCGTGGAATCCATCGGCCGGCTGGACAATTCCAACGCACCGACACTAACATCACAACTTGCTTCGAATCCGATATGGAATCAATTGAAGGCTGTCAAAGATCACCGTGTTTACGAGGTGAATCCGGATGTTTGGCACTCCGACAGGGGAGGCCTTGGGCTCGAAAAAATCCTTGACGATGCTATGCCGAAACTCTATCCAAACCTCTTTACGAAGCAGTGA
- a CDS encoding FixH family protein, with translation MILSKKTTVVGVASLGFLALISAGITGCGTSNSTSNQPSNMSMNMNSTGSQQPMAKVKMTIPKETKVGKENQFSVLVTQQGKPVNQVDDVMFEIWQDVPNSKHEIIHAKRTGDGIYSIEYSFKKVGTYDVMYHVVADGNMIMTGPQKIPVTK, from the coding sequence ATGATTCTGTCGAAGAAAACAACAGTAGTCGGAGTTGCGTCACTAGGCTTTCTTGCTTTGATCTCGGCGGGTATCACGGGCTGTGGGACAAGCAATTCAACGAGCAACCAGCCCTCGAATATGTCGATGAATATGAATTCTACAGGGTCCCAGCAACCCATGGCAAAAGTGAAGATGACTATACCAAAGGAAACGAAAGTCGGAAAGGAAAATCAGTTTTCCGTATTGGTTACGCAGCAAGGAAAACCAGTGAACCAGGTGGACGATGTTATGTTTGAAATCTGGCAGGACGTGCCGAACTCCAAACACGAGATCATCCATGCGAAGCGGACGGGTGACGGAATCTATTCGATTGAATACAGCTTCAAGAAAGTCGGTACATACGACGTGATGTATCACGTTGTGGCGGATGGAAACATGATCATGACCGGGCCTCAAAAAATTCCAGTCACAAAGTAG
- a CDS encoding IS1595 family transposase, whose amino-acid sequence MNIHHIREAHFRNGVVCPRCGSKSTKRDGKMIGTGRQRYFCKACGRTFSDLTGTPLSYTKKSAEMWDEMARCMREGKSLRATAEELNIAVSTAFAWRHKILASLREHTDEDSELDGIVEADETFFRRSYKGSHFKDKLNPDARKRDFEQRFGRKPRKHGKGAYNQGVHKRGRSKDQVPVLVLRDRTARTVSLVLERVDAQTLRQEMIPVLGTDVVLCTDALPAFKKVCKDAAIEHVALNAKAGVRSRGVYHIQNVNAYHGRLKDWMVRFKGVATKYLANYMTWFEYLDTTRAITSGVWERRFLAMACIDTKKIHRKMVYTSECAICHQPIRTTDEAATLICVSYETGERKPDRLCHTACYDALIAETHPSQAIS is encoded by the coding sequence GTGAACATTCATCATATCCGTGAAGCCCATTTCCGGAACGGAGTCGTTTGTCCTCGCTGCGGCAGTAAATCGACGAAGCGTGACGGTAAGATGATCGGGACAGGCCGGCAACGTTATTTCTGCAAGGCATGTGGTCGAACCTTCAGTGACTTGACGGGAACCCCACTGTCATATACCAAGAAATCGGCAGAAATGTGGGATGAAATGGCTCGGTGCATGCGAGAAGGCAAGTCGTTACGAGCCACGGCCGAAGAACTCAACATCGCCGTCTCGACCGCTTTTGCATGGCGTCATAAAATCCTGGCCTCGTTGCGGGAACACACCGACGAGGACTCCGAACTGGATGGCATCGTCGAGGCCGACGAGACATTCTTTCGCCGTTCGTACAAAGGCAGTCACTTCAAGGACAAATTGAATCCTGATGCCCGCAAGAGGGATTTTGAACAACGATTCGGACGTAAACCTCGCAAGCACGGTAAAGGCGCATATAACCAGGGCGTCCATAAACGTGGACGGAGCAAGGATCAAGTGCCGGTGCTTGTACTTCGGGACCGTACGGCTCGTACCGTTTCGCTCGTTCTGGAGCGAGTGGATGCACAGACCTTACGTCAGGAAATGATACCGGTCTTGGGTACTGATGTAGTGCTCTGCACCGACGCTTTGCCCGCCTTCAAGAAAGTTTGCAAGGACGCCGCCATCGAACATGTTGCTCTGAATGCGAAAGCCGGTGTGCGAAGCAGAGGTGTGTACCACATCCAGAACGTCAACGCCTATCACGGTCGCCTCAAGGACTGGATGGTACGGTTCAAGGGCGTGGCGACAAAGTACCTCGCCAACTACATGACCTGGTTTGAGTACCTGGACACGACCCGAGCGATCACATCCGGCGTTTGGGAAAGGAGATTCCTAGCGATGGCCTGCATAGATACGAAGAAAATCCACCGCAAGATGGTCTATACAAGTGAATGTGCGATTTGCCACCAACCGATTCGCACAACAGACGAAGCGGCAACTCTCATCTGTGTCTCATATGAGACAGGCGAACGGAAACCGGATCGACTCTGCCATACGGCGTGTTACGACGCCTTGATCGCCGAAACCCATCCTTCACAAGCAATCAGTTGA